A single Streptomyces sp. 2114.4 DNA region contains:
- the rpsM gene encoding 30S ribosomal protein S13 → MARLAGVDLPREKRVEVALTYVFGIGRTLSQQTLAATGVNPNTRVRDLAEEDLIKIREYVDNNLKTEGDLRREIQADIRRKVEIGCYQGLRHRRGLPVHGQRTSTNARTRKGPRRAIAGKKKPGKK, encoded by the coding sequence ATGGCACGCCTCGCAGGCGTTGATCTCCCGCGCGAAAAGCGTGTGGAGGTCGCCCTCACCTACGTCTTCGGTATCGGGCGGACGCTGTCGCAGCAGACTCTCGCCGCCACCGGCGTGAACCCGAACACCCGTGTTCGCGACCTTGCCGAGGAAGACCTCATCAAGATCCGCGAGTACGTGGACAACAACCTCAAGACCGAGGGTGACCTCCGTCGCGAGATCCAGGCCGACATCCGCCGCAAGGTGGAGATCGGCTGCTACCAGGGTCTGCGTCACCGCCGCGGTCTGCCGGTGCACGGTCAGCGCACCAGCACGAACGCGCGTACCCGCAAGGGCCCGCGTCGCGCGATCGCCGGCAAGAAGAAGCCGGGCAAGAAGTAG
- the rpmJ gene encoding 50S ribosomal protein L36 yields MKVKPSVKKICDKCKVIRRHGRVMVICDNLRHKQRQG; encoded by the coding sequence ATGAAGGTCAAGCCGAGCGTCAAGAAGATCTGCGACAAGTGCAAGGTGATCCGCCGTCACGGCCGGGTCATGGTCATCTGCGACAACCTGCGCCACAAGCAGCGCCAGGGCTGA
- the infA gene encoding translation initiation factor IF-1 has translation MAKKQGAIEIEGTVIESLPNAMFKVELQNGHKVLAHISGKMRMHYIRILPDDRVVVELSPYDLTRGRIVYRYK, from the coding sequence GTGGCCAAGAAGCAAGGTGCCATCGAGATCGAGGGCACCGTGATCGAGTCCCTCCCGAACGCCATGTTCAAGGTGGAGCTCCAGAACGGTCACAAGGTCCTCGCGCACATCAGCGGAAAGATGCGGATGCACTACATCCGTATCCTCCCGGATGACCGGGTCGTCGTGGAGCTCTCTCCCTACGACCTGACGCGTGGCCGGATCGTCTACCGCTACAAGTAG
- the map gene encoding type I methionyl aminopeptidase, producing MVEIKTPEQIAKMREAGLVVAAIHAATREAAVPGATTKDLDDAARKVLAEHGAKSNFLGYGGFPATICTSVNDVVVHGIPDTETVLQNGDIISIDCGAIIDGWHGDAAYTAFVGSGHSAELVELSRVTEESMWAGIAAVAKGNRLVDISKAIEGYIRRQPRPAGGKYGIVEDYGGHGIGSQMHMDPHLLNYVDRKRGRGPKLVPGFCIAIEPMVNLGTAKTHVLDDDWTVKSNDGSWSSHWEHSVALTEDGPLVLTAPDGGKAKLAELGITAAPDPSPRS from the coding sequence ATGGTGGAGATCAAGACCCCCGAGCAGATCGCGAAGATGCGCGAGGCGGGGCTGGTGGTCGCCGCCATTCACGCGGCGACCCGCGAGGCCGCGGTGCCCGGCGCCACGACCAAGGACCTGGACGACGCGGCACGCAAGGTGCTCGCCGAGCACGGAGCGAAGTCGAACTTCCTCGGTTACGGCGGCTTCCCCGCGACGATCTGCACCTCGGTCAACGATGTCGTGGTCCACGGCATCCCCGACACCGAGACGGTGCTGCAGAACGGCGACATCATCTCCATCGACTGCGGCGCGATCATCGACGGCTGGCACGGCGACGCGGCGTACACCGCCTTCGTCGGCTCCGGCCACTCCGCGGAGCTGGTCGAGCTGAGCCGGGTCACCGAGGAGTCGATGTGGGCCGGTATCGCGGCGGTCGCCAAGGGCAACCGGCTGGTCGACATCTCCAAGGCGATCGAGGGCTACATCCGCCGCCAGCCGCGCCCCGCCGGCGGTAAGTACGGCATCGTCGAGGACTACGGCGGCCACGGCATCGGCTCGCAGATGCACATGGACCCGCACCTGCTGAACTACGTCGACCGCAAGCGCGGCCGCGGCCCCAAGCTGGTGCCCGGCTTCTGCATCGCCATCGAGCCGATGGTCAATCTCGGCACGGCCAAGACGCACGTCCTCGACGACGACTGGACGGTCAAGTCGAACGACGGCAGCTGGTCCTCGCACTGGGAGCACTCGGTCGCGCTGACCGAGGACGGCCCGCTGGTGCTGACCGCGCCGGACGGCGGCAAGGCCAAGCTCGCCGAGCTGGGGATCACCGCGGCGCCCGACCCTTCCCCAAGGTCTTAA
- a CDS encoding adenylate kinase — protein sequence MRIVLVGPPGAGKGTQAAYLAKNLEIPHISTGDLFRANISQGTPLGREAKSYMDAGNLVPDSVTIAMAEDRMEQADAAGGFLLDGFPRNLGQAKALDEYLKDKNLKLDAVLDLEVPEDEVVKRIAGRRICRNDSSHVFHAEYNKPKAEGVCDVCGGELYQRDDDREETVRKRLEVYHTETEPIIDYYKDQDLVVTIPAMGKVDEVTRRSMAALPSRDA from the coding sequence ATGCGAATCGTCCTCGTCGGACCCCCGGGGGCCGGCAAGGGTACGCAGGCTGCGTACCTTGCCAAGAACCTCGAGATCCCGCACATCTCCACGGGGGACCTGTTCCGCGCCAACATCAGCCAGGGCACGCCCCTCGGCCGCGAGGCGAAGTCGTACATGGACGCCGGCAACCTGGTGCCCGACTCGGTCACCATTGCGATGGCCGAGGACCGTATGGAGCAGGCCGACGCGGCAGGCGGTTTCCTCCTGGACGGCTTCCCGCGCAACCTTGGCCAGGCCAAGGCGCTGGACGAGTACCTCAAGGACAAGAACCTCAAGCTGGACGCCGTCTTGGACCTGGAGGTCCCGGAGGACGAGGTCGTCAAGCGGATCGCCGGCCGGCGCATCTGCCGCAACGACTCCAGCCACGTCTTCCACGCGGAGTACAACAAGCCGAAGGCCGAGGGCGTCTGTGACGTCTGCGGCGGCGAGCTGTACCAGCGGGACGACGACCGCGAGGAGACCGTCCGCAAGCGGCTCGAGGTCTACCACACCGAGACCGAGCCGATCATCGACTACTACAAGGACCAGGACCTGGTCGTCACCATCCCCGCCATGGGGAAGGTCGACGAGGTCACCCGGCGCTCCATGGCGGCCCTGCCGTCGCGGGACGCGTAG